One genomic window of Elaeis guineensis isolate ETL-2024a chromosome 2, EG11, whole genome shotgun sequence includes the following:
- the LOC105052021 gene encoding protein IQ-DOMAIN 31 isoform X1 yields the protein MGKSPGKWIKTLLFGKKSARSHATKGRDASKCETDKGYIEGKAPPALAANSPVISEPVLVSTGNNEIIPILERGTPSNLVGDGVVLSATNQDEEKQESAGYEASNDPEKFREEQAAIKAQAAFRGYLARRAFHALKGIIRLQALIRGHLVRRQAVATLRALHGIVKLQAVVRGRRVRCSSVGFKIHTKLAQGNTTDAKLLDSWKEKLLTNAFFCKLLSSSHIAKPLRIQYDQGDPNSIFSWLERWTSTHFWKLLERPKKATDSKSRTRRCSYAMETESGRSKRSVRRNSAMNVDPAQTNVTSEAEKTKCNLRKVSGSPADSVQEHPQTEIEKVKRNLRKVSNSMTEASDHLEVETEKPIGNARKVSSSPSDAPDQGPENCAEKIKKGVIPTPETKPGVETVSKSAVMEGPADALPDDSSATESHQLQSIDNEEKALGVNGELISMAEQPFLESQKTKKRRSSFSARSEYAENGLQNTPVLPSYMATTQSSKAKFRGQISPRFGTDSVDKNDITRRHSLPSSTNGKLSSPRTQRLFPANGKGGNRSFFSSSDGHERAIRVEWRR from the exons ATGGGGAAATCACCTGGGAAATGGATCAAGACACTTCTCTTTGGGAAGAAATCGGCTAGATCTCATGCAACAAAAGGAAGGGATGCTTCG AAATGTGAAACTGATAAAGGTTATATTGAAGGAAAAGCACCTCCTGCATTGGCTGCTAATTCTCCAGTAATTTCTGAACCAGTACTTGTCAGCACCGGCAATAATGAAATTATCCCAATTTTAGAAAGGGGAACACCTTCGAATTTAGTTGGTGATGGAGTAGTGCTTTCTGCCACAAATCAGGATGAAGAGAAACAGGAATCTGCTGGATATGAGGCATCGAATGATCCTGAAAAGTTCAGAGAAGAGCAAGCAGCTATAAAGGCACAGGCAGCTTTTCGGGGTTATCTG GCACGCCGGGCATTTCATGCACTAAAAGGTATTATTAGGCTCCAGGCCCTAATTCGTGGGCATCTGGTAAGGAGACAAGCTGTTGCAACCCTACGTGCTTTGCACGGTATTGTAAAGTTACAAGCAGTGGTTCGTGGCCGAAGAGTTAGGTGTTCTAGTGTTGGATTTAAAATACATACAAAGCTTGCTCAAGGAAACACTACG GATGCTAAACTCTTGGATTCTTGGAAGGAGAAACTGTTGACAAATGCATTTTTTTGCAAG CTTCTTTCTTCATCGCATATTGCAAAGCCTCTACGAATACAGTATGATCAAGGGGACCCCAATTCAATCTTCAGCTGGTTGGAGAGATGGACATCCACTCATTTCTGGAAGCTGCTTGAACGGCCAAAAAAGGCTACTGATTCGAAATCTCGTACAAGAAGGTGCAGTTATGCTATGGAAACTGAATCAGGCAGATCAAAGCGCAGTGTTCGTAGGAACTCAGCCATGAATGTTGACCCCGCTCAAACCAATGTAACATCTGAAGCTGAGAAAACAAAATGCAACCTGAGAAAAGTCTCTGGCTCTCCTGCTGATTCAGTACAGGAACATCCACAGACTGAGATTGAAAAGGTCAAGCGTAATCTAAGAAAGGTATCTAATTCCATGACCGAGGCTTCTGACCATCTAGAGGTTGAAACTGAGAAACCAATTGGGAATGCGAGAAAGGTCTCAAGCTCCCCTTCTGATGCTCCAGACCAAGGCCCTGAGAATTGTGCTGAGAAGATAAAGAAAGGAGTTATTCCAACTCCTGAAACCAAGCCTGGGGTGGAAACTGTTTCGAAATCTGCAGTAATGGAGGGACCTGCGGATGCATTGCCTGATGACTCTTCTGCAACTGAATCACATCAATTGCAGAGCATTGACAATGAAGAGAAGGCTTTGGGGGTGAATGGGGAGTTAATCTCCATGGCAGAACAACCTTTCCTCGAGAGCCAGAAAACCAAGAAGAGAAGGTCTTCTTTCTCAGCAAGATCAGAATATGCGGAAAATGGTTTACAGAACACTCCAGTCTTGCCAAGCTATATGGCAACTACTCAATCTTCGAAGGCAAAATTCCGGGGACAGATTTCACCAAGGTTCGGCACAGATTCAGTTGACAAAAATGACATCACTCGTCGTCATTCTCTGCCATCTTCTACCAATGGCAAGTTGAGCTCACCACGGACGCAAAGACTATTTCCAGCTAATGGCAAAGGGGGCAATAGAAGTTTCTTTTCATCTAGCGACGGACACG
- the LOC105052021 gene encoding protein IQ-DOMAIN 31 isoform X2 gives MGKSPGKWIKTLLFGKKSARSHATKGRDASKCETDKGYIEGKAPPALAANSPDEEKQESAGYEASNDPEKFREEQAAIKAQAAFRGYLARRAFHALKGIIRLQALIRGHLVRRQAVATLRALHGIVKLQAVVRGRRVRCSSVGFKIHTKLAQGNTTDAKLLDSWKEKLLTNAFFCKLLSSSHIAKPLRIQYDQGDPNSIFSWLERWTSTHFWKLLERPKKATDSKSRTRRCSYAMETESGRSKRSVRRNSAMNVDPAQTNVTSEAEKTKCNLRKVSGSPADSVQEHPQTEIEKVKRNLRKVSNSMTEASDHLEVETEKPIGNARKVSSSPSDAPDQGPENCAEKIKKGVIPTPETKPGVETVSKSAVMEGPADALPDDSSATESHQLQSIDNEEKALGVNGELISMAEQPFLESQKTKKRRSSFSARSEYAENGLQNTPVLPSYMATTQSSKAKFRGQISPRFGTDSVDKNDITRRHSLPSSTNGKLSSPRTQRLFPANGKGGNRSFFSSSDGHERAIRVEWRR, from the exons ATGGGGAAATCACCTGGGAAATGGATCAAGACACTTCTCTTTGGGAAGAAATCGGCTAGATCTCATGCAACAAAAGGAAGGGATGCTTCG AAATGTGAAACTGATAAAGGTTATATTGAAGGAAAAGCACCTCCTGCATTGGCTGCTAATTCTCCA GATGAAGAGAAACAGGAATCTGCTGGATATGAGGCATCGAATGATCCTGAAAAGTTCAGAGAAGAGCAAGCAGCTATAAAGGCACAGGCAGCTTTTCGGGGTTATCTG GCACGCCGGGCATTTCATGCACTAAAAGGTATTATTAGGCTCCAGGCCCTAATTCGTGGGCATCTGGTAAGGAGACAAGCTGTTGCAACCCTACGTGCTTTGCACGGTATTGTAAAGTTACAAGCAGTGGTTCGTGGCCGAAGAGTTAGGTGTTCTAGTGTTGGATTTAAAATACATACAAAGCTTGCTCAAGGAAACACTACG GATGCTAAACTCTTGGATTCTTGGAAGGAGAAACTGTTGACAAATGCATTTTTTTGCAAG CTTCTTTCTTCATCGCATATTGCAAAGCCTCTACGAATACAGTATGATCAAGGGGACCCCAATTCAATCTTCAGCTGGTTGGAGAGATGGACATCCACTCATTTCTGGAAGCTGCTTGAACGGCCAAAAAAGGCTACTGATTCGAAATCTCGTACAAGAAGGTGCAGTTATGCTATGGAAACTGAATCAGGCAGATCAAAGCGCAGTGTTCGTAGGAACTCAGCCATGAATGTTGACCCCGCTCAAACCAATGTAACATCTGAAGCTGAGAAAACAAAATGCAACCTGAGAAAAGTCTCTGGCTCTCCTGCTGATTCAGTACAGGAACATCCACAGACTGAGATTGAAAAGGTCAAGCGTAATCTAAGAAAGGTATCTAATTCCATGACCGAGGCTTCTGACCATCTAGAGGTTGAAACTGAGAAACCAATTGGGAATGCGAGAAAGGTCTCAAGCTCCCCTTCTGATGCTCCAGACCAAGGCCCTGAGAATTGTGCTGAGAAGATAAAGAAAGGAGTTATTCCAACTCCTGAAACCAAGCCTGGGGTGGAAACTGTTTCGAAATCTGCAGTAATGGAGGGACCTGCGGATGCATTGCCTGATGACTCTTCTGCAACTGAATCACATCAATTGCAGAGCATTGACAATGAAGAGAAGGCTTTGGGGGTGAATGGGGAGTTAATCTCCATGGCAGAACAACCTTTCCTCGAGAGCCAGAAAACCAAGAAGAGAAGGTCTTCTTTCTCAGCAAGATCAGAATATGCGGAAAATGGTTTACAGAACACTCCAGTCTTGCCAAGCTATATGGCAACTACTCAATCTTCGAAGGCAAAATTCCGGGGACAGATTTCACCAAGGTTCGGCACAGATTCAGTTGACAAAAATGACATCACTCGTCGTCATTCTCTGCCATCTTCTACCAATGGCAAGTTGAGCTCACCACGGACGCAAAGACTATTTCCAGCTAATGGCAAAGGGGGCAATAGAAGTTTCTTTTCATCTAGCGACGGACACG